AGAAGCGGGAACGCCAAGCCGGCCAGGGTGATAGCCAACGTGTCGAAAGATACGTCGCCGCGCCGCACATTAGCAGCTTTCGGCGCCCGCCCGTACACAATCTCCATGCGCTACGTTTCCCTCGACCTCGAAACCTCCGGCTCCAACCCCCAGCGGCACCAGGTGCTGGAACTGGCCGCCGTCATCGAAGACAGCCGCCGGCCGCTGCCCCTGGCCGAATTGCCCGCGTTTCGGCGGGTGGTGCGCCACCCCGAGTACGTGGGCACCGCCGGCGCCCTGGCCCTCAATGCCCGCCTGCTGCAGGAGCTGGCCAAAAAAAGCCCCAATCCCGAGCTCTGCACGCCCGAGGAACTGCTGCCCCAGCTGCGCGAATTTCTGCTGGCCCACGGCTTCCGGCCCGACGCCAGGGACTGCGTGAGCGTGACCATGGCCGGCAAAAACATCGGTGTGTTCGACCTGGGCTTTCTCAAAGTGCTGCCCGGCTACGGCGCGCTCGTGCGCGCCGAGCCCGCCATGCTCGACCCGGCCGTGTTCTACCTCAACTGGCACAAAGACAGCCGCCTGCCCAGCATGAGCATCTGCAAGGCCCGCGCCCGCTTCCCCGACCGGGAAGTGGCCCACGAGGCCCTGGCCGACGCCCTCGACGTGGTGCGCCTGCTGCGGCCGTTTTACGCGCTGCCCGCGTACCAGCAGGTGCCCCGCCCCGAGGAAGGCGAGGACGTTTAAATCCGCTGCAGGCCTTTGTAGAATGCTTCCTGGTACGACTTGCCGATGGGCACGAAGTGGCCGCCGCGCAGGTTGGCCGTGTTGTCTTCGATGGACTCAATCTGCTGCGTATTCAGCAAATAGCTGCGGTGCACCCGAATGAAATTGGGGAAAGCGCTGAGCCGCGTTTCCAGGGCTTTCAGGGTGGTGTACACAATGTACTTGTGCTTGGATGTCACGATGTTGACGTAATCGGACAGTGCTTCCACGTACAGCACCTCATCGAAGTTGATGCGCACCATGCGGCTGTTCACTTTCACAAACAGGTCGGCGTTGGAAGGCGCTTCGGCGGCGGCCGGGGCCGCCGGGCTGCTGCGCCGGGCCTGCACGCGCTGCACGGCCTGCGTGAAGCGGGCAAATTCGAACGGCTTCACCAGGTAGTCCGTCACCCGGAGCTCAAAGGCGTCGACGGCAAAGTCCTGGCGGGCCGTGGTGATGATGACTTCGGGCGGGTCGGTGAGCACGCGCAGCAGTTCCAGGCCGCTGAGGTGGGGCATCTCGATGTCGAGAAAAAGCACGTCGACTTTGCCGCCTTCGCGGAAAAACGTGAGTCCGGCAATGCCATCGGCGAGCGAGGCGACGAGCTTAAGGTCGGGCGTGAGCTCGACGTAGTGTTCCAGAGTCAGACGGTTAATCTCGTCGTCATCGATGATGGCGCATGTTAACATAGGCGGGGAAAGGGAGAGGGTAGCGGGCAAAAGCGAAGCGCCCGAAACCTGGGCATTCGCCGGTATAAAGTAACCACTCGCAGAGGGAAAGCCGACGGTCGTCCATCGGCCAGAACGCCCCGAAAGAGCCACTTATAGCTTTGATGACCGCAAATAACACAGAATGAGCCCGCTGGTTATCATGCTCCCGTTGCCTTTTTACCGAATGATGCTGCTGAACCAACGCCTGCTACCTGTTTTGTTGCTGATAGCAAGCCCATTAACCACTCAAGTTGCCCGCCGGCCCAAACCGCTGACCGTGGCGCAAACGGAGGCCCGCAACGAAACCGCCGTGCCCGGCCTTGCGCAGCAGGCCCGGGCCGCCGGCCGCATCACCGCATTCCTGGCCGATGCCCTGGTCCTGAACCCGGCTCAGCGGCACGCCCTGGCGCTGAGCACCCAAGCCCAGCGCGCGGCCCTGCTGCTGGCCCTGACGTGCGAAGACGTTGCCCTTGCCCGGCAGGAATACCGCCAATCCGTGGGCTGCCTGCTCGATGCCCGGCAGCTGCAAGCCTACGTGGCACTGTGCCAGCAGCTGGCCGGCACCCCGCAGGCCCTCGACGGCACCGAGCTGGCGCTGCGGTAGCCGTTACTGCGCGGCCATTTCCTGCGCCACCAGTGCCTGCACCTCGGGCCGGTCAAAATCGGCTTCGGCCTGAATGTGCGGCATCAGCCGGGCCATGATGGCGTCCTGGCGCTGGCCGGCGGCCCAGGCCTCGGCATAGGGCGTGTGCGAGAACGTGACCTGCGAGTAGAGCGGCGTCCAGCGGCCCGGGAACTGGGCCGAGATTTTGGCTTCGATTTTCTTTTGGAGCAGGAAGCGCGGGTCGGCCACCCGGTCGCGCATCTCCACAAAGTTGTACACGGCCAGGTCGGCCATGGCGTCGGTGTTGGGCTTGCGCTGGGTTTGGAATTCGGCAAAAATGGTGGGCCAGGCGGCGTCGCCGTACTGGTCGAGCAGCTCGTTGAGCACGCTGCAATCCTCAAACCCCGCGTTCATGCCCTGCCCGTAAAACGGCACAATGGCGTGCGACGCATCGCCGAGCAGAAGCACGTCGTCATCGTATTTCCACGGAAAGCAGCGAATGGTGACCAGCGAGCCCGTGGGGTGGGCAAAAAACTCCTCCGTCAGGTTGGGCATCAGCGGCACGGCGTCGGGAAACACGCGGCCGAAGAAGGCCTCCACGTCGGCCGGAGTTTGCAGCGCGGCAAAGCTTTCGGCCCCTTCGTAAGGGAAAAACAGCGTGCCGTTGAATGAGCCGTCGAGGTTGGGCAGCGCAATCATGAGGTATTGCCCGCGCGGCCAGATGTGCAGGGCGTTTTTATCCAGTTGCCACGTGCCGTCGGGGCCGGCCTCAATGGTCAGCTCTTTGTAGCCGTACTCCAGGTAGTCCTGCGAGTAGTCGTAGCGGTCGGTTTTTTGCAGGGCCCCGCGCACGGCCGAGAAGGCCCCGTCGGTGCCAAAGAGCCGGGTGTATTTTTCAGTGTGCTCCTGCCGGGTGGCCGTGTCGAGCAGGTGCAGCTCCTGCTTTTTGAGGTCGATGCCTAGGCACTGCTGGCCAAACTGCAGGCGCACAGCGGGCTGCGCTTCGGCCAGGTCGAGCAGGCGGCGGTTGAGGTGGCCGCGGTTGACGGAGTAAATGGCCTGACCGTCCTTGCCGTAGGGCTGGCGGGTGAGGTGGCCCTGCACGTCGTGCATCACGCGCTCGGTCATCGGAATGCCCACCTGGCGAATATCGTCGGCCACGCCCACGCCCTCCAGGGCGCGCCAGCCCCGGTCCGACAGGGCCAGGTTGATGGAGCGCCCTTCCTGAAAGCCCGCCCGGCGCGGGTCGGCCCGGCGCTCAAATACCTGCACCGAATGGCCTCGGCGGGCCAGATACAACGACAGCAACGAGCCCACTAGGCCGGCGCCCATCACGGTGAGCGGCTCGGAAGCAGGCAAAACAGGCGAAACAGTGGCCATAAAAGCAGGGAAGAGGATGTGGGAAAGCCCGGTTGGGCGGGTGGGAAGCGAAACTACTACCCCGGCAGGGCTTCGGCCCGGAAGTGTGAAAACTCCGCCGCGGAGGAAGTTGTACTCATCGGGCTATTTATATGGTTGGTCGTATAATTTCTGGACAAGGCAACCCCCACCGGACCTTTGACGAAGTATGAAAAAAACACCATTGGCTATGACTCGTTTTCGCTTTCGTCACAAATGTTCACGGTATCTGCGTTGGCGCTTGCGGGCCTCTCGCCAGGCCGCCGCTGCCGGACAGCAAGTTTTGGCGTTGCCCGCTTTGCGTCGCCCCAGCGCTGCCGCCTGGCGTCGCGGCTGGTCCCAGCCGGAGGTGCTCCGGCCGGCTGCTATGGCGTTGCGCGTGGGCGGCTTTGTGGTGGGCGAAGACGGCGACCCCCAGCTGCAAGGCCATCCCGACATCCGTTACTAATTCGATTGTTATTCTTACACTACTGTGAAACAGACAAATGCCGCGAAAGCCTTATTCGCGCCGGCCGGTCAACGCCAGCGCACCTGCCCAACCCTCCGCTAGCGAATCCGAACCTCAGCCCTCCGCGGCGGCCCCTGCTCTGCCCGTTGCGGCGCCTGCGGCCAGCCCTTTGCCCAGCTTCCGGGTCGGCGATTACGAAGTAGGCCATGGCACTTGCGAAGAGCTGTGCGGGCACCCCGATATCTTATACTAACACATCAATTACCAGTTACCCACCGAAACGTGAGATTGAGGCGTGGGCCCAGCGGCCGGGTGGTTTTGGGCAGCGTGTGCTGCCAGTTCTGTTGCGTAGCGCCGCGCATGAGCAGCAGGCTGCCATTGACTAGGTCGAGCGACAACGGAGCATGCGCCAGCCCCGCCCGCGGCCGCAGCCGGAACCGGCGCGGGGCGCCCAGGCTGAGCGAGGCAATAACCGGCGCGGGGCCCAGCTCGGGCTCGTCGTCGGCGTGCCAGCCCATGCTGTCGCGGCCGTCGCGGTACAGGTTCAGCAGCACGCTGTTGAAGGGGGCGGCACAGGCGGCCGCCACGCGCTGGCGCAGGGCCAGCAGCGCAGGCGTCCAGGGCCGGGGTTCCCAGGCCAGGCCGGAATACGTGTAGCGGGCCTCCGGGTCGCCGTACCAGGCGGTGAGGCGCGGCTGCGGAAACTCCTGCCCAAACAGCCGGATGCTGCGCTGCTCCCAGGCCACCTCGGCGGTGAGCCGGGCCAGGAGCGCATCGGCTTCCGCCGTCGGCAGGAAATCGGGGTCGAAAAGCAGGTCGGCCTGGGGAAGGGCAAGCGGCAGCAGGGGCATGGCGAGGGGGATGTTCAGCGGCCGGCGCCGGGGCTACTTCTGCATCATGCGCTCCAGCTTCTGGCGTTCGGCTTTGGGCAGGTAGGGAATCACCTTCAGCACGCCCCAGGCGAAGAGAAAGTAAACAAGCACGGGCACGAGGATGCTGCGGCTGCGGTAGCTGATGGCGCCCACGTAGCGCGGCCACACCCACAGCCCATACAGCAGCGCGGCCGGCACGTTGAACAGCAGGCCGCCTAGTATGGGGCTGATGCCCAGCGATGTCATCAGCGGGCCCAGCAGCAGGCTGCCCACGTACAGGTAGGCCACCACAAACAGCGCCAGCCCCAGGGCTGCCCCCTTCTTGCCCAGCCGAACCAGGTTCAGGCACATGAGCACGCCGCCCATTATCATGGTGAAGAACAACGAAAACAGCACAATGGACACCGGCGAATACAGCGTCGGGCCGGCCGTGGCTTCGGTCGTGTCCATGGTGCTGGCGGCACGACGGGCGGCTTCGGCGGCTTCTTCGGTTTTGCGTTGCTCGGCGGCGGCCATTTCCAGGCCGGGGCGTAGCTCGGCTTCTTCGGGGGCGGGCTGGCCGCGGCGGCGCAGCTCGTCGAGGGCGGCGAGCACGGCGGCCTCGCGGTACTGGATATGGCCGGTCACGTATTCCCGCAGGGCCGCATCGGTCTTGAGCAGCATCTTGGCGGCGTAATCTTCCATCTTTTTTTGTTAGCAGTTAACGGTGAACAGTTGGTAGTGAGCAAATGGCTGGTGGACGCGTGCGAAGGCAGCCGTTAGTACTAACTATTCACTGAAGAAGCGCGTCAGCGCTTCGCCCACCCGGTCTACGTCCTCAAACGAATTATAGAGCGGCACGGGTGCCAGCCGGATGACATTGGGCTCGCGCCAGTCGGCGATGATGCCCTGGTTGGCCAGGTAGTCGAACAACTCGCGCCCGCGCTGGTGCACCAGCACCGAGAGCTGGCAGCCGCGCTGGGCCGGGTCGGCGGGGGTGATGATTTCCAGGGCCGAAGCCGGCAGGTTAAGTCCGCGTATCAGCGCTTCGAGGCGGGCCGTGAGCTGCTCGCTCTTGGCGCGCAGGGCGGGCATGCCCCCGGCGCGGTCCACGAGGGCGAGGCTGGCCCGGTGAATGGCCATGGGAAAAATCTGGGCATTAGACAGCTGCCAGCCGGCCGCGCCGGCCATGGGCCGGAAGCCCTTCTTCATCTGAAACCGGTCGGAAGGGTCGTGCCCCCACCAGCCGGCCAGGCGCACGAGGTCGGGCCGCTGGGCAAACCGCTCGTGCACAAACACGCCCGACGTGCCGCCGGGGCCGGAATTGAGATACTTATAGGTGCACCAGCAGGCAAAATCGACGTCCCAGTCGTGCAGGCGCAGGTCGAGGTTGCCGGCGGCGTGGGCCAGGTCGAAGCCCACGTAGGCGCCCACGGCGTGGCCGGCGCGGGCAATGGCGGCCATGTCGAAAGCCTGCCCCGTGTAGTAGTTGACGCCGCCGATAAGGACGGTGGCCAGCGAGTCGCCCAGCTCGGCGATGGTGGCTTCGATATCTTCGGTGCGCAGGGTGTGCTCGCCGGGGCGCGGCACCAGCTCCACAATGGCGTCGTCGGGTTCCAGGCCATGCAAGCGGGCCTGGCTTTCGATGGCGTACTGGTCGGAGGGAAAGGCGCCGCCTTCCATCAAAATCTTGTAGCGCGTGGCCGTGGGGCGGT
This DNA window, taken from Hymenobacter sp. 5317J-9, encodes the following:
- a CDS encoding alpha-ketoglutarate-dependent dioxygenase AlkB, with protein sequence MPLLPLALPQADLLFDPDFLPTAEADALLARLTAEVAWEQRSIRLFGQEFPQPRLTAWYGDPEARYTYSGLAWEPRPWTPALLALRQRVAAACAAPFNSVLLNLYRDGRDSMGWHADDEPELGPAPVIASLSLGAPRRFRLRPRAGLAHAPLSLDLVNGSLLLMRGATQQNWQHTLPKTTRPLGPRLNLTFRWVTGN
- a CDS encoding LytTR family DNA-binding domain-containing protein, coding for MLTCAIIDDDEINRLTLEHYVELTPDLKLVASLADGIAGLTFFREGGKVDVLFLDIEMPHLSGLELLRVLTDPPEVIITTARQDFAVDAFELRVTDYLVKPFEFARFTQAVQRVQARRSSPAAPAAAEAPSNADLFVKVNSRMVRINFDEVLYVEALSDYVNIVTSKHKYIVYTTLKALETRLSAFPNFIRVHRSYLLNTQQIESIEDNTANLRGGHFVPIGKSYQEAFYKGLQRI
- the kynU gene encoding kynureninase: MTDFRTLDAADPLASFRQEFHIPPGPDGRPCAYFCGNSLGLQPKAARAAVEQEFDAWERLGVEGHFHGVSPWMHYHETLTEASARLVGARPIEVVVMNNLTVNLHLLLVSFYRPTATRYKILMEGGAFPSDQYAIESQARLHGLEPDDAIVELVPRPGEHTLRTEDIEATIAELGDSLATVLIGGVNYYTGQAFDMAAIARAGHAVGAYVGFDLAHAAGNLDLRLHDWDVDFACWCTYKYLNSGPGGTSGVFVHERFAQRPDLVRLAGWWGHDPSDRFQMKKGFRPMAGAAGWQLSNAQIFPMAIHRASLALVDRAGGMPALRAKSEQLTARLEALIRGLNLPASALEIITPADPAQRGCQLSVLVHQRGRELFDYLANQGIIADWREPNVIRLAPVPLYNSFEDVDRVGEALTRFFSE
- a CDS encoding NAD(P)/FAD-dependent oxidoreductase; this encodes MATVSPVLPASEPLTVMGAGLVGSLLSLYLARRGHSVQVFERRADPRRAGFQEGRSINLALSDRGWRALEGVGVADDIRQVGIPMTERVMHDVQGHLTRQPYGKDGQAIYSVNRGHLNRRLLDLAEAQPAVRLQFGQQCLGIDLKKQELHLLDTATRQEHTEKYTRLFGTDGAFSAVRGALQKTDRYDYSQDYLEYGYKELTIEAGPDGTWQLDKNALHIWPRGQYLMIALPNLDGSFNGTLFFPYEGAESFAALQTPADVEAFFGRVFPDAVPLMPNLTEEFFAHPTGSLVTIRCFPWKYDDDVLLLGDASHAIVPFYGQGMNAGFEDCSVLNELLDQYGDAAWPTIFAEFQTQRKPNTDAMADLAVYNFVEMRDRVADPRFLLQKKIEAKISAQFPGRWTPLYSQVTFSHTPYAEAWAAGQRQDAIMARLMPHIQAEADFDRPEVQALVAQEMAAQ